The following proteins come from a genomic window of Tepidiforma thermophila:
- a CDS encoding CaiB/BaiF CoA transferase family protein — protein sequence MEPVAMKRLPLEGIRVADLTMMWAGPYATRILAEMGAEVIKIESPRAWDNIRTLIPLPGVEEPWNASYYFNDYNRDKKSLTLDLAHPLGRETFLRLVPHCDVVIENYRADVLENLRLGYDVLRQARPDIILVSMAGYGKTGAERSHVGFGPIIEQMSGLASMTGYGDDGVPFKTGISYGDPVAGKAAAAAVALALIARRRTGRGACIDLAQREVLSSLIGEAFVAASLRGERPVHRGNRDPRWFAQGVYRCAGEEQWLAVTFRTRGEWARAAALLGIDPALPGGPGDHDVIDARMSAALAARDPQKTFELLAGAGIPAGRVLDTVTIHEDPHLAARRFWVELPHPRMHPWKQPRTAWRLREADPWPRRHAPLFGEHNDEILRGLLGLSAEQVEELRREGVIGDAPVNPGVG from the coding sequence GTGGAGCCCGTCGCGATGAAGCGCCTCCCGCTCGAAGGCATCCGCGTCGCCGACCTCACCATGATGTGGGCCGGCCCCTATGCCACCCGCATCCTCGCCGAAATGGGCGCCGAGGTCATCAAAATCGAATCCCCCCGCGCCTGGGATAACATCCGCACCCTCATCCCCCTGCCCGGCGTCGAAGAACCCTGGAACGCCTCCTACTACTTCAACGACTACAACCGCGACAAGAAATCCCTCACCCTCGACCTCGCCCACCCCCTCGGCCGCGAAACGTTCCTCCGCCTTGTCCCCCACTGCGATGTCGTCATCGAAAACTACCGCGCCGACGTCCTCGAAAACCTCCGCCTCGGCTATGACGTCCTCCGCCAGGCCCGGCCCGACATCATCCTCGTCTCCATGGCCGGCTACGGAAAGACCGGCGCCGAACGCAGCCACGTCGGCTTCGGCCCAATCATCGAGCAAATGAGCGGCCTCGCCTCCATGACCGGCTACGGCGACGACGGCGTCCCTTTCAAAACCGGCATCTCCTACGGCGACCCCGTCGCCGGCAAGGCGGCTGCCGCAGCGGTCGCCCTCGCCCTCATCGCCCGCCGCCGCACCGGCCGCGGCGCCTGCATCGACCTCGCCCAGCGCGAAGTCCTCTCCTCCCTCATCGGCGAAGCCTTCGTCGCCGCATCTCTCCGCGGCGAACGGCCCGTCCACCGCGGCAACCGCGACCCTCGCTGGTTCGCCCAGGGTGTCTACCGCTGCGCCGGCGAAGAGCAATGGCTCGCCGTCACCTTCCGCACCCGCGGCGAGTGGGCGCGCGCCGCTGCCCTCCTCGGCATCGACCCCGCCCTCCCCGGCGGCCCGGGTGACCACGACGTCATCGACGCCCGCATGAGCGCCGCCCTCGCCGCCCGCGACCCCCAAAAAACGTTCGAACTGCTCGCCGGCGCCGGCATCCCCGCCGGCCGCGTCCTCGACACCGTCACCATCCACGAAGACCCCCACCTCGCGGCGCGCCGCTTCTGGGTCGAACTCCCCCACCCTCGGATGCACCCCTGGAAGCAGCCGCGCACCGCCTGGCGCCTGCGCGAGGCCGACCCCTGGCCGCGCCGCCACGCGCCGCTCTTCGGCGAACACAACGACGAAATCCTCCGCGGCCTTCTCGGCCTCTCCGCCGAACAGGTCGAAGAACTCCGCCGCGAGGGCGTCATCGGCGACGCCCCCGTCAATCCCGGCGTCGGCTGA
- a CDS encoding cytochrome P450 codes for MTETATNEVPLGIQLTPLNPEYQRDPFSLLDRVREAGRVIWDEQFGRWLVARFEDVHAILNDRDLLVDPRKANEKSFNAMFRQRLLGEDREPSMLFQDPPAHTRLRGLVSKAFTPRAIERMRPRIEEIANELCDRVEGQERFDLMAAFCQPYPTIVIAEMLGVDPKDQADFKRWTDDSVAAGFDPFASEEVRQRAMRAGEELQAYLRRVIAERRAEPRDDLITAMLRAEENGDFLNDEEVLSMIGLLLAAGNVTTTDLLGNGMKNLLRHPDQAQLLRERPELIENAVEEMLRYEGPVTFSGRIVPDDRVIAGCPMQKGDSITVALGGANYDPRLHKDPHKFDVTREDIDHVAFGGGRRYCLGAPLARLEAQIGVRVLLERFPTMRLAQQELKWKRVPGFRGLEELWVEV; via the coding sequence ATGACTGAGACCGCAACGAACGAGGTGCCGCTGGGGATCCAGCTGACGCCGCTCAACCCGGAGTACCAGCGTGACCCGTTCAGCCTGCTGGACCGGGTGCGTGAAGCTGGCCGGGTGATCTGGGACGAGCAGTTCGGCCGGTGGCTTGTGGCCCGGTTCGAAGATGTGCACGCGATTTTGAACGACCGCGACCTGCTGGTGGACCCGCGGAAGGCGAATGAGAAGTCGTTCAACGCGATGTTCCGGCAGCGGCTGCTGGGCGAGGACCGGGAGCCGAGCATGCTGTTCCAGGACCCGCCGGCGCACACGCGGCTGCGGGGGCTGGTATCGAAGGCGTTCACGCCGCGGGCGATCGAGCGGATGCGGCCGCGGATCGAGGAGATTGCGAACGAGCTGTGCGACCGGGTGGAGGGGCAGGAGCGGTTCGACCTGATGGCGGCGTTCTGCCAGCCGTACCCGACGATTGTGATCGCCGAGATGCTGGGGGTGGACCCGAAGGACCAGGCGGACTTCAAGCGGTGGACGGACGACAGCGTGGCGGCGGGGTTTGACCCGTTCGCGAGCGAGGAGGTGCGGCAGCGGGCGATGCGGGCAGGGGAGGAGCTGCAGGCGTACCTGCGGCGGGTGATCGCAGAGCGGCGAGCCGAGCCGCGGGACGACCTGATCACGGCGATGCTGCGGGCCGAGGAGAACGGGGACTTCCTCAATGACGAGGAGGTGCTCTCGATGATCGGGCTGCTGCTGGCGGCGGGGAACGTGACGACGACCGACCTGCTCGGGAACGGGATGAAGAACCTGCTCCGGCACCCGGACCAGGCGCAGCTGCTGCGGGAGCGGCCGGAGCTCATCGAGAATGCGGTGGAGGAGATGCTGCGGTACGAGGGGCCGGTGACGTTCAGCGGGCGGATTGTGCCGGACGATCGGGTGATTGCGGGGTGCCCGATGCAGAAGGGCGACTCGATCACGGTGGCGCTGGGCGGCGCGAACTACGACCCGCGGCTGCACAAGGACCCGCACAAGTTCGACGTTACGCGCGAGGACATCGACCATGTGGCCTTCGGCGGCGGGCGGCGGTACTGCCTCGGCGCGCCGCTGGCACGGCTGGAGGCGCAGATCGGGGTGCGGGTGCTGCTCGAACGGTTCCCGACAATGCGGCTGGCGCAGCAGGAGCTGAAGTGGAAGCGGGTGCCCGGCTTCCGCGGGCTCGAGGAGCTGTGGGTCGAGGTGTAG
- a CDS encoding pyridoxamine 5'-phosphate oxidase family protein produces MSEQLTREEILEQAYRLGLDQLGGTLATTHAEDGTPYVTFVLFHLRPNGEVLFGSGTRPQHTRNIRATPEVSFLVDNREVIRSDWTAFNRVVIEGRAEEVARESEMYTPLLQELESKNKMAAVFTDRGILFRIRPRRLILMRGFEAARHIVDFEGEDAD; encoded by the coding sequence GTGAGTGAGCAGCTGACCCGCGAGGAGATCCTGGAGCAGGCATACCGGCTGGGGCTGGACCAGCTGGGCGGGACGCTTGCGACGACCCATGCAGAGGACGGCACACCGTACGTGACGTTTGTGCTGTTTCACCTGCGGCCGAACGGGGAGGTGCTGTTCGGGAGCGGCACGCGCCCGCAGCACACCCGGAATATCCGGGCGACGCCGGAGGTATCGTTCCTGGTCGACAACCGGGAGGTGATCCGGTCGGACTGGACGGCGTTCAACCGTGTGGTTATCGAGGGGCGCGCGGAGGAAGTGGCGCGGGAGTCTGAGATGTATACGCCGCTCCTGCAGGAGCTGGAGTCGAAGAACAAGATGGCGGCGGTGTTCACCGACCGGGGCATCCTGTTCCGCATCCGGCCGCGGCGGCTGATATTGATGCGCGGGTTTGAGGCGGCGCGGCACATCGTCGATTTCGAGGGCGAGGACGCGGACTGA
- a CDS encoding CaiB/BaiF CoA transferase family protein — protein sequence MEASPSLPLDGVRVLEIGGGIPAAFAARWLAGFGADVVRVEPDAESLSPDEAVYLLPGKRRVRAAPAELAALARSADIIIEDGPPGALTARGLDPAALRAERPALVVVSITPYGQDGPYAAFPATNITAFAMGGIMSLTGMHQREPLVTGGSQALYLGGLDAAGAAVTAYLGALVHGEGDWVDISLQESMAGMLELYGPRGAYEGAVSIRSGNHVRAVWGLYPCADGYAGVCALERQVPALFALIGDPELDEPRFRDPLQRPNHDDELQAKLYAWFGERTKAELLELGARHRVPIGAVVTPLELLDNQTLLERGFFDSVDAPAGQARIPGRPFLGLGWRPGALAEPVPAAHILAEWSPSR from the coding sequence ATGGAAGCATCCCCCTCCCTTCCCCTCGATGGCGTCCGCGTCCTCGAAATCGGCGGCGGCATCCCTGCAGCCTTCGCCGCCCGCTGGCTCGCCGGCTTCGGCGCCGACGTCGTCCGCGTCGAACCGGATGCCGAATCCCTCTCGCCCGACGAAGCCGTCTACCTCCTCCCCGGCAAGCGCCGCGTCCGCGCCGCTCCAGCCGAACTCGCCGCGCTCGCCCGCTCCGCCGACATCATCATCGAGGACGGCCCGCCCGGCGCCCTCACCGCCCGCGGGCTCGACCCCGCCGCCCTCCGCGCCGAGCGCCCCGCCCTCGTCGTCGTCTCCATCACCCCGTACGGCCAGGACGGCCCCTACGCGGCCTTCCCCGCCACGAACATCACCGCCTTCGCCATGGGCGGCATCATGTCCCTCACCGGGATGCACCAGCGCGAGCCCCTCGTCACCGGCGGCAGCCAGGCCCTCTACCTCGGCGGGCTCGATGCCGCCGGCGCCGCCGTCACGGCGTACCTCGGCGCCCTCGTCCACGGCGAAGGCGACTGGGTCGATATCTCGCTCCAGGAATCCATGGCCGGCATGCTCGAGCTCTACGGCCCCCGCGGCGCCTACGAAGGCGCCGTCTCCATCCGCTCCGGCAATCACGTCCGTGCCGTCTGGGGCCTCTACCCCTGCGCCGACGGCTACGCCGGCGTCTGCGCCCTCGAACGCCAGGTCCCCGCCCTGTTCGCCCTCATCGGCGACCCCGAACTCGACGAGCCTCGCTTCCGCGACCCCCTCCAGCGCCCTAACCACGACGACGAACTCCAGGCGAAGCTCTACGCCTGGTTCGGCGAGCGCACAAAGGCCGAACTCCTCGAACTCGGCGCCCGCCACCGCGTCCCCATCGGCGCCGTCGTCACCCCGCTCGAACTGCTCGACAACCAGACCCTGCTGGAGCGCGGCTTCTTCGATTCCGTCGATGCCCCCGCCGGCCAGGCCCGCATCCCCGGCAGGCCCTTCCTCGGCCTCGGCTGGCGTCCCGGCGCCCTCGCCGAGCCCGTCCCCGCCGCCCACATCCTCGCCGAGTGGAGCCCGTCGCGATGA
- the ychF gene encoding redox-regulated ATPase YchF has protein sequence MQLGIIGLARSGKTTVFNAVTRGSAQVGAYSSSTQPNIGVVNVPDERVDALARLYKPKKVTYATIQYVDFPAAGESFGKGEGPAGKFINDLARMDAFIHVVRAFRDDSVPHPEGSVDPDRDIQTMDLELAFADLAIIERRLQRLETEIRSMKAGERERPLRLKALLERLKAGLENDIPIRAQELSDDDRQLLEGTQFLTAKPLLLLINIGEEDLPRRAELEAVYREKYAGPGRDVAVMAGKFEMDLNELSEEEAAEFRAAAGVTESGMASAIRASYRLLGLISFLTAGPDECRAWTIPAGATAPEAAGKIHSDLQRGFIRAEVIRCEDLLAAGSEAEAKKRGLLRTEGKQYVVQDGDVLHILFNV, from the coding sequence ATGCAGCTCGGCATCATCGGCCTCGCCCGCTCCGGCAAGACCACCGTCTTCAACGCCGTTACCCGCGGCTCCGCCCAGGTCGGCGCCTACTCCTCCTCCACCCAGCCCAACATCGGCGTCGTCAACGTCCCCGACGAGCGCGTCGACGCCCTGGCCCGGCTCTATAAGCCGAAGAAGGTCACCTACGCGACTATCCAGTACGTCGACTTCCCCGCCGCCGGCGAGTCCTTCGGCAAAGGCGAGGGCCCGGCGGGGAAGTTCATCAACGACCTCGCCCGAATGGACGCCTTTATCCACGTCGTCCGCGCCTTCCGCGACGACTCTGTCCCCCATCCCGAGGGCTCGGTCGACCCCGACCGCGACATCCAGACGATGGACCTCGAACTCGCCTTCGCCGACCTCGCCATCATCGAGCGCCGCCTCCAGCGCCTCGAGACGGAAATCCGCTCCATGAAGGCCGGCGAACGCGAACGCCCCCTCCGCCTCAAGGCCCTCCTCGAGCGGCTCAAGGCCGGCCTCGAAAACGACATTCCCATCCGCGCCCAGGAGCTCTCCGACGACGACCGCCAGCTCCTCGAAGGCACCCAGTTCCTCACCGCCAAGCCGCTCCTCCTGCTCATCAACATCGGCGAGGAGGACCTCCCCCGCCGCGCCGAACTCGAAGCCGTCTACCGCGAGAAGTACGCCGGCCCCGGCCGCGACGTCGCCGTCATGGCCGGCAAGTTCGAAATGGACCTCAACGAACTCTCCGAGGAGGAAGCCGCCGAGTTCCGCGCCGCCGCCGGCGTCACCGAAAGCGGCATGGCCAGCGCCATCCGCGCCAGCTACCGCCTCCTCGGCCTCATCTCCTTCCTCACCGCCGGCCCCGATGAGTGCCGCGCCTGGACCATCCCCGCCGGCGCAACCGCCCCCGAAGCCGCCGGCAAAATCCACAGCGACCTCCAGCGCGGCTTCATCCGCGCCGAAGTCATCCGCTGCGAAGACCTCCTCGCCGCCGGCAGCGAAGCCGAAGCCAAAAAGCGCGGCCTCCTCCGCACCGAAGGCAAGCAGTACGTCGTCCAGGACGGCGACGTCCTCCACATCCTCTTCAACGTCTGA
- a CDS encoding globin, with amino-acid sequence MNPAESAAPAPYHQLGGYQAVWRIVEAFYRRVETDDILRPLYPENLEPGKQKLAWFFEQWLGGPTSYSDRYGHPRLRRRHFPFVIDERAAGRWLRLMREAWTEAGVPRELQDPIFERLAVLARHMINAHDDVPREPLGDVYLD; translated from the coding sequence GTGAATCCCGCCGAATCCGCAGCTCCCGCACCCTACCACCAGCTCGGCGGCTACCAGGCCGTCTGGCGCATCGTCGAAGCCTTCTACCGTCGCGTCGAAACCGACGACATCCTCCGCCCCCTCTACCCCGAAAACCTCGAGCCCGGCAAACAGAAGCTCGCCTGGTTCTTCGAGCAGTGGCTCGGCGGCCCAACCTCCTACAGCGACCGCTACGGCCACCCGCGCCTCCGCCGCCGGCACTTCCCCTTCGTCATCGACGAGCGCGCCGCCGGCCGCTGGCTCCGCCTCATGCGCGAAGCCTGGACCGAGGCCGGCGTCCCCCGCGAACTCCAGGACCCCATTTTCGAGCGCCTCGCCGTCCTCGCCCGTCACATGATCAACGCCCACGACGACGTCCCCCGCGAGCCGCTCGGCGACGTCTACCTCGACTGA
- a CDS encoding phosphotransferase family protein, with protein MAETPPGELVDLAALERFVNEHVPGEPGPITVEKHVAGFSNETFYVERGSERWVMRRPPRGPLLPTAHDVIREYRYIAALHGRARVPRPVAVCEDPSVIGAPFYLMERLDGVVIRSEVPAAYDTPEGRRRVAEELVDALVELHAVDWQAAGLTGKGETYLPRQVERWAKQWELTRPRTRELPGLDEATAWLRARLPAEADVSVVHGDYKLDNVIFAADEPRLLGILDWEMATIGDPLADLGWLLSTWGDQGDPPGTRQLNNRSTLTELEGFPSREEMAARYEAKSGRSMKHFGFYSVLAVYKMAIILEGLYMHYLERTASNPGAADFEWYVPVLIERMHRLMGESD; from the coding sequence ATGGCCGAAACGCCCCCGGGTGAGCTGGTCGACCTCGCCGCACTGGAACGGTTCGTGAACGAGCACGTGCCGGGCGAGCCGGGCCCGATTACGGTCGAGAAGCACGTTGCCGGGTTTTCGAACGAGACGTTTTATGTTGAGCGCGGGAGCGAGCGATGGGTGATGCGGCGTCCGCCGCGGGGGCCGCTGCTGCCGACGGCGCACGACGTCATCCGGGAGTACCGGTACATCGCGGCGCTGCACGGGCGGGCACGGGTGCCGCGGCCGGTGGCGGTGTGCGAGGACCCATCGGTCATCGGGGCGCCGTTCTACCTGATGGAGCGGCTGGATGGCGTGGTCATCCGGTCGGAGGTGCCGGCGGCGTACGACACGCCGGAGGGGCGGCGGAGGGTGGCGGAGGAGCTGGTCGATGCGCTGGTGGAGCTCCATGCGGTCGACTGGCAGGCCGCGGGGCTGACGGGGAAGGGCGAGACGTACCTGCCGCGGCAGGTGGAGCGGTGGGCGAAGCAGTGGGAGCTGACCCGGCCGCGGACGCGGGAGCTGCCGGGGCTGGACGAGGCGACGGCGTGGCTGCGGGCGCGGCTGCCGGCGGAGGCGGATGTTTCGGTGGTGCACGGGGACTACAAGCTGGACAACGTCATCTTTGCGGCAGACGAGCCGCGGCTGCTGGGGATCCTGGACTGGGAGATGGCGACGATCGGGGACCCGCTGGCGGACCTCGGCTGGCTGCTTTCGACGTGGGGCGACCAGGGCGACCCGCCGGGGACGCGGCAGCTGAACAACCGGTCGACGCTGACGGAGCTGGAGGGGTTCCCGAGCCGGGAGGAGATGGCGGCGCGGTACGAGGCGAAGAGCGGGCGCTCGATGAAGCATTTCGGCTTCTACAGCGTCCTGGCGGTATACAAGATGGCGATCATCCTCGAGGGGCTGTACATGCACTACCTCGAACGGACGGCTTCGAACCCGGGAGCCGCGGATTTCGAGTGGTATGTGCCGGTCCTGATCGAGCGGATGCATCGACTGATGGGGGAGTCGGATTAG
- a CDS encoding mismatch-specific DNA-glycosylase, which produces MTELPCGCPGSLPHLLRPGLRLVFIGYNPAIYSARAGHYYARPGNRFWVHLSESGIAGRPVRPEDDRLLPEEAGIGFTDLCCRPTVRAEHLTADEIRAGALRLHRELLEFQPAIACFSGRGIYQHFARHALGIPAAELARRPYGEQPERIGRTIPWVIPSSSGLASRWHALRLEWLHRLREALPPLEPPSCPTSSLEAPASP; this is translated from the coding sequence ATGACCGAACTCCCCTGCGGCTGCCCCGGTTCCCTTCCCCACCTCCTCCGTCCCGGCCTGCGGCTCGTCTTCATCGGCTACAACCCGGCCATCTACTCCGCGCGGGCCGGCCACTACTATGCCCGCCCGGGCAACCGCTTCTGGGTCCACCTCTCCGAGTCCGGCATCGCCGGCCGCCCGGTGCGCCCCGAAGACGACCGCCTCCTCCCCGAAGAGGCCGGCATCGGCTTCACCGACCTCTGCTGCCGCCCGACCGTCCGCGCCGAGCACCTCACCGCCGACGAGATCCGCGCCGGCGCCCTCCGCCTCCACCGCGAACTGCTCGAATTCCAGCCCGCCATCGCCTGCTTCAGCGGCCGCGGCATCTACCAGCACTTCGCCCGGCACGCGCTTGGCATCCCCGCCGCCGAGCTCGCCCGCCGGCCCTACGGCGAGCAGCCCGAGCGGATCGGCCGCACCATCCCCTGGGTCATCCCGAGTTCGAGCGGCCTCGCCTCCCGCTGGCATGCCCTCCGCCTCGAGTGGCTCCACCGGCTCCGCGAAGCCCTCCCGCCCCTCGAACCGCCCTCCTGCCCCACTTCCTCATTGGAAGCTCCCGCTTCACCCTAA
- a CDS encoding nitroreductase family protein gives MDLYRGTISKRDRRAFLPQPIPEESLRRILQAGRMTPSSKNAEPNRFIVVRSPEGKQALADLSPMARWLADAAVVIVIAQVNEHPFDAGRCAQNMMLAAWNDGIGSCPAHLPEERVRELLGIPPEVFINRVIGFGYLDPERSGPPPAVARKRKPLEELVHEERW, from the coding sequence ATGGACCTCTACCGCGGCACCATCTCGAAGCGCGACCGGCGCGCCTTCCTCCCGCAGCCCATCCCTGAAGAGTCCCTCCGGCGCATCCTCCAGGCCGGTCGCATGACGCCCTCCTCCAAGAACGCCGAACCGAACCGCTTCATCGTCGTCCGCTCGCCCGAAGGCAAACAGGCCCTCGCCGACCTCAGCCCCATGGCCCGCTGGCTCGCCGATGCCGCCGTCGTCATCGTCATCGCCCAGGTCAACGAACACCCCTTCGATGCCGGCCGCTGCGCCCAGAACATGATGCTCGCCGCCTGGAACGACGGTATCGGCTCCTGCCCGGCCCACCTCCCCGAAGAGCGCGTCCGCGAACTCCTCGGCATCCCGCCCGAGGTCTTCATCAATCGCGTCATCGGCTTCGGTTACCTCGACCCCGAACGCTCCGGCCCGCCGCCGGCCGTCGCCCGCAAGCGCAAACCCCTCGAAGAGCTCGTCCACGAAGAACGCTGGTAG
- a CDS encoding bifunctional folylpolyglutamate synthase/dihydrofolate synthase, with protein sequence MEYPEAVGYLLSLSDMERGYQASANPTMSVASMRSLLARLNDPHLGRPTVHITGSKGKGTTSAMVAGILREAGYSTALYTSPHLHSFTERIAIGGEPVSPEEFAAGLSAILPAVEAERESVHGDVSTFGVLTALFFWLVRAQLPPVDWQVVEVGLGGTFDATNVFEATDVAVITPISLEHTQILGSTTVEIARDKAGIIKPGTTAVVARQRDPAVLDVIRERCAEVGAELVDAGALYDVEVTEMHPWGQRLRVRRPGGEMLELRTPMLGRHQAENAMTAVAVADAIRARGFELDDRAIAEGLARVRVPGRLEVMGQKPLIVADGAHNGESAAALARALREYFTWKRCFLVLGVTRDKDLRAMGFELAKLAELIVCVGFRNPRSLDPYEMIQQIGFLGPAAVAEETVAAGLETALAHANPDDLVCVTGSLYVVAEAREAILGESVIRG encoded by the coding sequence ATGGAGTACCCGGAGGCGGTCGGATACCTGCTCTCGCTGAGCGATATGGAGCGAGGATACCAGGCGTCGGCGAACCCGACGATGAGCGTGGCGTCGATGCGGTCGCTCCTTGCGCGGCTGAACGACCCGCACCTCGGGCGCCCGACGGTGCATATCACCGGCTCGAAGGGGAAGGGCACGACCTCGGCGATGGTCGCGGGGATCCTGCGGGAGGCGGGGTATTCAACCGCGCTGTACACGAGCCCGCACCTGCATTCGTTCACCGAGCGGATCGCGATCGGCGGGGAGCCGGTGAGCCCGGAGGAGTTCGCGGCGGGACTTTCGGCGATCCTGCCGGCGGTGGAGGCGGAGCGGGAGAGCGTCCACGGGGACGTGTCGACGTTCGGGGTGCTGACCGCGCTGTTTTTCTGGCTGGTGCGGGCGCAGCTGCCGCCGGTGGACTGGCAGGTGGTGGAGGTCGGGCTGGGCGGGACGTTCGACGCGACGAACGTGTTCGAGGCGACGGACGTGGCGGTGATCACGCCGATTTCGCTGGAGCACACGCAAATCCTGGGGAGCACGACGGTCGAGATTGCGCGGGACAAGGCGGGGATCATCAAGCCCGGGACAACAGCGGTGGTGGCGAGGCAGCGGGACCCAGCGGTGCTCGACGTCATCCGCGAGCGGTGCGCGGAGGTGGGGGCGGAGCTGGTGGACGCGGGGGCGCTCTACGACGTGGAGGTCACGGAGATGCACCCGTGGGGGCAGCGGCTGAGGGTGCGGCGGCCAGGCGGGGAGATGCTGGAGCTGCGGACGCCGATGCTCGGGCGGCACCAGGCGGAGAATGCGATGACAGCCGTGGCGGTCGCAGACGCGATCCGGGCGCGCGGGTTCGAACTCGACGACCGGGCGATTGCGGAAGGGCTGGCGCGGGTGCGGGTGCCGGGGCGGCTGGAGGTGATGGGCCAGAAGCCGCTGATTGTGGCGGACGGCGCGCACAACGGCGAAAGCGCGGCGGCGCTGGCGCGGGCACTGCGGGAGTATTTCACCTGGAAGCGGTGTTTCCTGGTTCTTGGGGTGACGCGGGATAAGGACCTGCGGGCGATGGGGTTCGAGCTGGCGAAGCTGGCGGAGCTCATTGTGTGCGTCGGTTTCCGGAACCCGCGGTCGCTGGACCCGTACGAGATGATCCAGCAGATCGGCTTCCTGGGGCCGGCGGCGGTGGCAGAGGAGACGGTCGCGGCGGGGCTGGAGACGGCGCTGGCGCATGCGAACCCGGATGACCTGGTGTGCGTGACGGGCTCGCTCTATGTGGTGGCGGAGGCGCGGGAGGCGATCCTGGGGGAGAGTGTCATCCGCGGGTAG
- a CDS encoding LLM class F420-dependent oxidoreductase, producing MATKRLSLSVPLDGVSLREHPEVCQEAERLGYTDAWSYEVDAIDAFTPLAVIGLHTNLRLGTAIANVYTRGPATLAETAAGVAEVAPGRFNLGIGSGSQPIVELWNGGKFRKPATRVREMALFLRKAFAGERVVFEGETFRVDGFRMAKPPSPPIPIHIAALREGMLRVAGEVGDGAIINWLSAEDVKKSVAVVREAAKAAGRNPDDVEITARLMVCIDPLTPEVAMLQRRHLNAYLNVPVYKEFHRWLGREPLLSAMWTAWDSGDRKAALAAVPDVVVQDLFVAGTADERNAHVQRYLEAGVDTAFLQFISFDPDPAVRRARVLQAMREMSPKAAGM from the coding sequence ATGGCAACAAAGCGCCTTTCACTGTCGGTCCCGCTGGACGGGGTGTCGCTGCGGGAGCACCCCGAGGTGTGCCAGGAGGCGGAGCGGCTCGGGTACACCGACGCATGGTCGTATGAGGTTGATGCGATCGACGCGTTCACGCCGCTGGCGGTCATCGGGCTGCACACGAATCTCCGGCTGGGGACGGCGATTGCGAACGTCTACACGCGGGGACCGGCGACGCTGGCGGAGACCGCGGCCGGGGTGGCGGAGGTAGCGCCGGGGCGATTCAACCTGGGCATCGGGTCGGGGTCGCAGCCGATCGTGGAGCTGTGGAACGGCGGGAAATTCCGCAAACCGGCGACGCGGGTGCGGGAGATGGCGCTCTTCCTGCGGAAGGCATTTGCGGGCGAGCGGGTGGTGTTCGAAGGGGAGACGTTCCGGGTGGACGGATTCCGGATGGCGAAGCCGCCGAGCCCGCCGATTCCGATTCATATCGCGGCGCTCCGGGAAGGGATGCTTCGGGTGGCGGGGGAGGTGGGCGACGGGGCGATCATCAACTGGCTTTCGGCAGAGGACGTCAAGAAGAGCGTCGCGGTGGTTCGCGAGGCGGCGAAGGCGGCAGGGCGGAACCCGGATGATGTGGAGATTACGGCGCGGCTGATGGTGTGCATCGACCCGCTGACGCCGGAGGTGGCGATGCTGCAGCGGCGGCACCTGAACGCCTATTTGAACGTGCCGGTGTACAAGGAGTTTCACCGCTGGCTGGGGCGCGAGCCACTGCTTTCGGCGATGTGGACGGCATGGGACAGCGGCGACCGGAAGGCTGCGCTGGCGGCGGTGCCGGACGTGGTGGTGCAGGACCTGTTCGTGGCGGGCACGGCCGACGAGCGGAACGCGCACGTACAGCGGTACCTGGAGGCGGGGGTCGATACCGCGTTCCTGCAGTTCATTTCGTTCGACCCGGACCCTGCGGTGCGGCGGGCGCGGGTGCTGCAGGCGATGCGGGAGATGTCGCCGAAGGCGGCGGGGATGTAG